The Sphingomonas sp. LY54 genome includes a region encoding these proteins:
- a CDS encoding neutral zinc metallopeptidase: protein MRLDDYRTSDNVGDQRGMKFGGGGGGGGMFGLLFGLVASRFGILGIIVLAVGAMLLGGNPLGMLGGGSQVAPHQATQGANSAAQACAVDAASRFSCQVLASTEDTWGRIFTESQQTYRPAQFIFYDGRGQSGCGAAQAAMGPFYCPTDNSIYLDTSFYSELQNRFGAAGDFAQAYVIAHEVGHHIQFLTGVLEQASQQQQRLPAAQANAVQVRVELQADCYAGVWAARNRERMEPGDVEEGMRAAEAIGDDTLQRAAQGRVVPESFTHGSSAQRMQWLRRGLESGDPAQCDTFSAANV from the coding sequence ATGCGCCTCGACGACTATCGGACTAGCGACAATGTCGGCGATCAGCGCGGCATGAAATTCGGCGGCGGGGGCGGAGGCGGCGGCATGTTCGGGCTGCTGTTCGGCCTGGTCGCGAGCCGGTTCGGCATCCTCGGCATCATCGTCCTGGCGGTGGGGGCGATGCTGCTCGGCGGCAATCCGCTCGGCATGCTCGGCGGCGGCAGCCAGGTCGCCCCGCACCAGGCGACGCAGGGTGCCAACAGCGCGGCGCAGGCCTGCGCGGTCGATGCGGCCAGCCGCTTCTCCTGCCAGGTTCTGGCCTCGACCGAGGATACGTGGGGCCGGATTTTCACCGAAAGCCAGCAGACCTACCGGCCGGCGCAGTTCATCTTCTACGACGGCCGCGGCCAATCGGGCTGCGGCGCAGCGCAGGCGGCGATGGGCCCCTTCTACTGCCCGACCGATAACAGCATCTATCTAGATACCAGCTTCTATTCCGAGCTTCAGAACCGCTTCGGCGCGGCCGGCGATTTCGCCCAGGCCTATGTGATCGCGCACGAGGTCGGCCACCACATCCAATTCCTCACCGGCGTCCTCGAGCAGGCGAGCCAGCAACAGCAGCGCCTGCCCGCAGCCCAGGCCAATGCCGTGCAGGTGCGCGTCGAACTGCAGGCCGATTGCTATGCCGGCGTGTGGGCGGCCCGCAACCGCGAGCGGATGGAGCCGGGCGACGTCGAGGAGGGCATGCGCGCCGCCGAGGCGATCGGCGACGACACGTTGCAGCGTGCGGCCCAGGGCCGGGTGGTGCCGGAGAGCTTCACCCACGGATCGAGCGCCCAGCGCATGCAATGGCTGCGGCGCGGCCTGGAGAGCGGCGATCCCGCGCAGTGCGACACGTTCAGTGCGGCTAATGTCTAG
- a CDS encoding 3-hydroxybutyrate dehydrogenase codes for MFLKGKTALITGSTSGIGLAIARAFAAEGADIMLNGFGDATEIETIRRDLESGVRARYSDADLTKAEAIEALMRQAKEELGGVDILVNNAGMQHVAPIDEFPVDKWDLIIALNLSAAFHTTRLALPGMKAKGWGRIINTASAHSLVASPNKAPYVAAKHGIAGMTKAVALEAAQSGVTVNCISPGYVWTPLVENQIPDTMKARGLTREQVMNDVLLAAQPTKQFVTVEQVAALAAFLCRDEASAITGANLSMDGGWTAQ; via the coding sequence GTGTTCCTCAAAGGCAAGACCGCCCTCATCACCGGATCCACCTCCGGCATCGGCCTCGCGATCGCCCGTGCCTTCGCTGCCGAGGGCGCCGACATCATGCTCAACGGCTTCGGCGACGCGACCGAGATCGAGACGATCCGCCGGGACCTCGAGAGCGGCGTGCGGGCGCGCTACAGCGACGCGGACCTCACCAAGGCCGAGGCGATCGAGGCGTTGATGCGGCAGGCCAAAGAAGAACTCGGCGGCGTCGACATCCTCGTCAACAATGCCGGCATGCAGCATGTCGCGCCGATCGACGAATTCCCCGTCGACAAATGGGACCTGATCATCGCGCTCAACCTCTCCGCCGCCTTCCACACGACGCGGCTCGCGCTGCCGGGCATGAAAGCCAAGGGCTGGGGCCGGATCATCAACACCGCATCGGCCCACTCGCTCGTCGCCTCGCCCAACAAGGCGCCCTATGTCGCGGCCAAGCACGGCATTGCCGGCATGACCAAGGCGGTCGCGCTCGAGGCCGCGCAGAGCGGCGTCACCGTCAACTGCATCAGCCCGGGCTATGTCTGGACGCCGCTCGTCGAGAACCAGATCCCCGACACGATGAAGGCGCGCGGCCTCACCCGCGAGCAGGTGATGAACGACGTCCTGCTCGCGGCCCAGCCGACCAAGCAGTTCGTCACCGTCGAGCAGGTCGCCGCGCTCGCCGCCTTCCTGTGCCGCGACGAAGCCTCGGCCATCACCGGCGCCAACCTGTCGATGGACGGAGGCTGGACGGCGCAGTAG
- a CDS encoding PhzF family phenazine biosynthesis protein, giving the protein MRLRFVQVDAFADRPFAGNPAAVMPLDAWLPDDVMQAIAEENNLSETAFTVPATGDADYELRWFTPTTEVALCGHATLASGHVLIEGDQVRFRTRKAGVLTVGRDGDALTLDLPQTLVRPDRHESLLDALGTPAGGVHLSYAGAEATAIILLDSADAVRACAPDMKALAGIDLMAIVTAPGDGGYDVVSRVFVPAWGVDEDPVTGSAHAALTPFWCDRMGGDSFTAFQASRRGGVVRCRRKGERVVLGGECVTVIEGEYLP; this is encoded by the coding sequence ATGAGACTCCGCTTCGTCCAGGTCGACGCCTTCGCCGACCGCCCGTTCGCCGGCAATCCCGCGGCGGTCATGCCGCTCGACGCCTGGCTCCCCGACGATGTGATGCAGGCGATCGCGGAAGAAAATAACCTCAGCGAGACGGCGTTCACCGTTCCTGCCACTGGCGACGCGGACTACGAGCTGCGCTGGTTCACGCCGACGACCGAAGTGGCCTTGTGCGGCCACGCTACTCTCGCGAGCGGCCATGTCCTGATCGAGGGCGATCAGGTGCGGTTCCGTACGCGGAAGGCAGGCGTGCTGACCGTGGGCCGCGACGGCGACGCGCTGACGCTCGATCTGCCGCAAACCCTGGTCCGTCCCGACCGGCACGAGAGCCTGCTCGACGCGCTCGGCACGCCCGCCGGCGGAGTCCACCTGTCCTATGCCGGCGCCGAGGCGACCGCGATCATCCTGCTCGACAGCGCCGACGCGGTCCGCGCCTGCGCGCCCGACATGAAGGCTTTGGCCGGGATCGACCTGATGGCGATCGTCACCGCACCGGGCGACGGCGGCTATGACGTCGTCAGCCGCGTCTTCGTCCCGGCATGGGGCGTGGACGAGGATCCGGTGACAGGCTCGGCCCATGCCGCGCTGACGCCCTTCTGGTGCGACCGGATGGGCGGCGACAGCTTCACCGCCTTCCAAGCGAGCCGCCGCGGCGGCGTCGTGCGCTGCCGCCGCAAAGGGGAGCGCGTCGTCCTAGGCGGCGAATGCGTCACGGTGATCGAGGGCGAATATCTTCCCTAG
- a CDS encoding YihY/virulence factor BrkB family protein, with protein MTNISPESPEERRKRFAKARARVGKHMERMRPGAYPFEVIKRVAVGVYNDGFIHAGNLAYLALLTLFPFVIVAAAVARLFGQSEGGMEAVVGLLQTMPPDVAELLRKPIADVLQARSGNLLWLGALVGLWTTGSFIETIRDIIRRAYGVTYSRPFWEYRLSSAGIIVASVVIALFAFAISVFLSTIQEFVVRYVPTANTLFLNLFRLAPAVMLFGSLYLLFYSLTPKRYRQSGCRKWPGPAFITLWWLATTSLLPMALTSLGGYDLTYGSLAGVIVALIFFFIIGLGVVIGAELNAALAETPEESLKEGEEAFYDRESV; from the coding sequence GTGACCAACATCTCTCCCGAATCTCCCGAAGAACGGCGGAAGCGTTTCGCCAAGGCTCGGGCAAGGGTCGGGAAGCACATGGAGCGGATGAGGCCGGGCGCGTATCCGTTCGAAGTGATCAAGCGGGTCGCGGTCGGCGTCTACAATGACGGCTTCATCCACGCCGGCAACCTCGCTTATCTCGCTTTGCTCACCCTGTTCCCGTTCGTGATCGTCGCTGCGGCGGTGGCGCGCCTGTTCGGGCAGAGCGAGGGCGGGATGGAGGCGGTGGTGGGTCTCCTCCAGACGATGCCGCCCGACGTCGCCGAGCTTCTGCGCAAGCCCATCGCCGACGTGCTGCAGGCGCGGTCCGGCAATCTGTTGTGGCTTGGCGCCTTGGTCGGCCTCTGGACGACCGGCAGCTTCATCGAGACGATCCGCGACATCATCCGCCGAGCCTATGGCGTGACCTATTCGAGGCCGTTTTGGGAATATCGGCTGAGCTCGGCGGGGATCATCGTCGCCTCGGTCGTGATCGCCCTGTTCGCCTTCGCCATTTCGGTCTTCCTGTCGACCATACAGGAGTTCGTCGTGCGCTACGTGCCGACCGCGAACACCCTGTTCCTCAACCTTTTTAGGCTGGCGCCCGCGGTCATGTTGTTCGGCTCGCTCTACCTGCTTTTCTACTCGCTGACGCCCAAGCGCTATCGTCAGAGCGGGTGCAGGAAATGGCCCGGTCCGGCCTTCATCACGCTCTGGTGGCTGGCGACCACTTCTTTGCTGCCGATGGCGCTGACCAGCCTCGGCGGCTACGACCTTACTTATGGCAGCCTCGCCGGCGTCATCGTGGCGCTGATTTTCTTCTTCATCATCGGCCTGGGCGTGGTGATCGGCGCCGAGCTCAACGCCGCACTAGCCGAAACGCCGGAAGAGAGCCTAAAGGAGGGCGAAGAAGCATTTTACGACAGGGAAAGCGTATGA
- the pdxH gene encoding pyridoxamine 5'-phosphate oxidase: protein MLHDPDALFEQWLAEAEKSEPNDPNAMALATADAQGRPSVRMVLLKGHDARGFVFYTNQDSRKGNDLEANAQAALLFHWKSQRRQVRIEGAVEPVSAAEADLYFATRSRDSQLGAWASEQSRPLDRRETFEARYEEVRARFDGGDVPRPPRWSGYRVVPERIEFWSDRAHRLHERRLFTRSGDGWSEGLLYP, encoded by the coding sequence ATGCTTCACGATCCCGATGCCCTCTTCGAGCAGTGGCTGGCCGAGGCGGAGAAATCCGAGCCGAACGACCCGAATGCGATGGCGCTCGCCACCGCCGACGCGCAGGGCCGGCCTTCGGTGCGGATGGTGCTGCTGAAGGGCCATGACGCGCGCGGCTTCGTCTTCTACACCAATCAGGACAGCCGCAAGGGCAACGACCTGGAGGCGAACGCCCAAGCCGCCTTGCTCTTCCATTGGAAGTCGCAGCGCCGCCAGGTGCGGATCGAAGGCGCGGTCGAGCCGGTGAGCGCGGCCGAAGCCGACCTCTATTTCGCGACGCGCAGTCGGGATTCGCAGCTCGGCGCCTGGGCGTCGGAGCAGTCGCGGCCGCTGGACCGGCGCGAGACGTTCGAGGCGCGCTACGAGGAAGTCCGCGCCCGCTTCGACGGCGGCGACGTGCCGCGGCCGCCGCGCTGGTCCGGCTATCGGGTCGTGCCCGAGCGGATCGAATTCTGGAGCGACCGCGCCCACCGCCTCCACGAGCGCCGCCTGTTCACGCGGTCGGGCGACGGGTGGAGCGAAGGATTGCTCTACCCGTGA
- a CDS encoding acylphosphatase, producing the protein MISRRLIISGRVQGVFYRGWTVEIARALGVGGWVRNRRTGEVEIVATGSAEAVDALIERCWQGPSAARVDDIAIEELPVEPHDGFGQRPTA; encoded by the coding sequence ATGATCTCGCGCCGCCTCATCATCTCCGGACGGGTTCAGGGCGTCTTCTATCGCGGCTGGACAGTGGAGATTGCGCGGGCGCTCGGAGTCGGCGGCTGGGTCCGCAATCGCCGCACCGGAGAGGTCGAAATCGTCGCGACTGGATCCGCCGAGGCCGTGGACGCGCTGATCGAGCGCTGCTGGCAAGGCCCTTCCGCCGCACGCGTCGATGATATCGCCATAGAGGAACTGCCGGTCGAGCCACATGACGGCTTCGGCCAGCGGCCGACCGCCTAG
- a CDS encoding DUF3857 and transglutaminase domain-containing protein: MAKLQGGAALAGRLFACALVCILLLVASEAGAAGQIVVRKGPPPAFVIPIAIPEPVPARLRQVEGGFYDLLYDTLVRVDGPLETTYRRRAYKIVDRSGLEKAAQIEVGFDPSYEGLTLHHVSIVRDGRPINVINRTDIDVIRQESELGKGILTGVHTAVFRLPDVRVGDVIDVGWSWAARPPLWPGHYFAGHQLAWGVPVGLTRYRVDVPAGQRLDAYRYRGAPAARLQRVGGRDIREWTAIDADPVRQDRATPQWHRPWQRVSVSTMADWGEVVQWALPLYVGTSEFPPALADEAARIERQGGTDAVKAIKALRLVQDNIRYTSMSIGTGSYRPRRPADVVRQGWGDCKDKAQLLVTLLRRLGIEAWPALTDVDEGAALPREAPSPGAFDHVVVLARVNGKDHWLDPTLAHQGGTLDTLAPLAYDYALPIRTGQRNLMRIQQTLPSGPTIEAVETYNLRPDGIRLEAVTTYRGGEADNIRASVAGGAVATKEAEYLQFYASDYPGLRTQEPLRIEDDREAGRLIVHESYFLPASTYADGALLKAFPIYVAAFSDTFTYQDGGRRRHPMILSHPVNRTHKIVLVTPGMSVSPLDETRIDGKAFTFSLAQKREGDTLTLLFSLVSKGSLLAADDFVAYRKDADALKSNVSWQLTIGEGAALGEGIGAALLLLSIVGAIVIAFGFAHARAHKDTERDGEILYPVPRAKFLTLSITTWGLYAVYWFWRNWRWERRHSSPGILPFWRAFFGIIWLYPLFNAANARCANPLPQWLGGVAAAGYLTWIVGTSVAEQIYTDSFVPTALACLAAIFVLPTLVAVNRCNAPDTVRNGQWSWLAVAAAVAGSGFTILLPFVG; encoded by the coding sequence GTGGCAAAGCTCCAGGGAGGCGCGGCCTTAGCCGGGCGCTTGTTCGCGTGCGCGCTAGTTTGCATCCTGCTGCTTGTGGCGAGCGAGGCCGGCGCGGCGGGTCAGATTGTGGTGCGCAAAGGGCCGCCGCCCGCCTTCGTCATACCAATAGCCATACCCGAGCCTGTCCCGGCAAGGCTTCGCCAGGTGGAGGGCGGGTTCTACGATTTGCTCTACGACACGCTGGTGCGGGTCGATGGACCGCTCGAGACGACCTATCGCAGGCGCGCGTACAAGATTGTCGATCGTTCGGGGCTCGAAAAAGCGGCTCAGATAGAGGTCGGCTTCGATCCCTCATACGAAGGCCTGACGCTCCATCATGTATCGATCGTTCGGGACGGCCGCCCGATAAACGTGATCAACCGCACCGATATCGACGTAATTCGTCAGGAGAGCGAACTGGGCAAGGGCATCCTGACGGGCGTCCACACTGCAGTTTTCCGTCTCCCTGATGTCCGTGTCGGCGATGTCATCGATGTCGGCTGGAGCTGGGCTGCGCGGCCACCCCTCTGGCCCGGCCATTATTTTGCAGGCCACCAACTCGCCTGGGGCGTCCCTGTCGGCCTAACCCGCTACCGTGTAGACGTTCCGGCTGGGCAGCGGTTGGACGCTTATCGCTACCGCGGCGCCCCCGCCGCGCGGCTGCAGCGGGTCGGCGGCCGGGATATCAGGGAATGGACGGCAATTGATGCCGATCCGGTACGCCAGGACCGGGCTACGCCACAGTGGCATCGGCCGTGGCAACGGGTTTCCGTATCGACGATGGCAGATTGGGGCGAGGTCGTGCAATGGGCGCTCCCGCTTTACGTCGGAACGTCCGAGTTCCCCCCGGCCCTAGCCGACGAGGCCGCGCGCATTGAACGCCAAGGAGGGACGGACGCCGTAAAGGCAATCAAGGCGCTGCGACTGGTGCAGGATAATATCCGCTACACGAGCATGTCGATCGGAACTGGTTCCTATCGCCCGCGGCGGCCGGCGGACGTGGTTCGCCAAGGGTGGGGCGATTGCAAAGACAAGGCGCAACTGCTGGTGACCTTGCTCCGTCGACTGGGCATCGAGGCGTGGCCGGCGCTCACCGACGTGGATGAAGGCGCCGCTCTTCCGCGTGAAGCCCCGTCTCCCGGTGCTTTCGACCATGTGGTGGTCCTCGCTCGTGTCAACGGAAAGGATCACTGGCTGGATCCTACGCTTGCCCATCAGGGCGGCACCCTCGATACGCTAGCGCCGCTTGCCTACGATTATGCGTTGCCGATCCGCACGGGCCAGCGAAACCTTATGCGGATCCAGCAGACGCTTCCTTCAGGCCCGACAATCGAGGCGGTTGAGACCTACAATCTACGGCCGGACGGGATTCGGCTCGAGGCCGTGACTACCTATCGGGGCGGAGAGGCCGATAATATTCGCGCAAGCGTAGCCGGCGGCGCCGTGGCGACAAAGGAAGCCGAGTATCTGCAATTTTACGCGAGCGATTATCCGGGCCTACGGACGCAAGAACCCCTCCGCATAGAAGATGATCGCGAGGCGGGACGCCTGATCGTTCACGAATCTTATTTTCTTCCGGCTTCTACCTATGCCGATGGTGCCTTGCTGAAAGCCTTCCCGATCTACGTAGCGGCCTTCAGTGATACGTTCACTTATCAGGACGGTGGCCGGCGTAGACACCCGATGATCCTGTCTCATCCGGTCAACAGGACGCACAAAATCGTCCTCGTCACGCCGGGCATGTCGGTCTCTCCGCTGGACGAGACCCGGATAGACGGCAAGGCGTTTACGTTCTCGCTGGCCCAGAAGCGGGAAGGGGACACGCTCACGCTTTTGTTCTCGCTCGTGTCCAAGGGGTCGTTGCTCGCAGCGGATGACTTCGTCGCCTATCGCAAGGACGCCGACGCGCTGAAGAGCAACGTCAGTTGGCAGCTCACGATCGGGGAAGGCGCGGCACTTGGAGAAGGGATCGGCGCAGCCCTCCTGCTGTTGTCCATCGTCGGCGCGATAGTGATCGCGTTCGGATTTGCGCATGCCAGGGCGCACAAAGATACGGAGCGGGACGGCGAAATTCTCTATCCGGTGCCGCGTGCCAAATTTCTGACGCTGAGCATCACAACTTGGGGTCTTTACGCGGTATATTGGTTCTGGAGGAATTGGCGGTGGGAGCGGCGGCACTCGAGCCCAGGCATCCTGCCCTTCTGGCGCGCCTTCTTCGGTATCATCTGGCTTTATCCGCTGTTCAACGCAGCGAATGCCCGGTGCGCCAATCCTCTTCCGCAGTGGCTGGGCGGGGTCGCCGCAGCCGGCTATCTGACGTGGATCGTCGGGACGAGCGTCGCCGAGCAGATCTATACGGATTCGTTCGTTCCGACCGCATTAGCGTGCCTTGCGGCGATTTTCGTTCTGCCGACGCTCGTCGCGGTAAATCGCTGCAACGCGCCCGATACGGTACGCAACGGCCAATGGTCATGGCTCGCCGTCGCTGCGGCGGTTGCAGGCTCTGGATTCACGATCCTCCTGCCGTTCGTCGGCTAG
- a CDS encoding class I SAM-dependent methyltransferase, which produces MTSRETTGLLPRIGETPIVGSGGRSIADWAALFAFAPITWPWLLKSLDGGSIEAKHDLLDRLGLPYDALPNLGSWKADTGLLRLVVEHILEHRPKLVVEFGTGASTLIIAKALEQSGGGSLISFEQHADFVEATRNWLADHGLEADLRAVPLRPSPDGWPGLWYDHGPLPHGIDLMLVDGPPWTIHPFTRGAAATLFDHIAPGGTILLDDAARPGERMVARRWKKQRPDFDFRLWKGGTKGTLIGTRS; this is translated from the coding sequence ATGACATCGCGTGAAACCACCGGCCTGCTGCCCCGTATCGGCGAGACGCCGATTGTCGGTTCCGGCGGACGGTCCATCGCCGATTGGGCCGCTTTGTTCGCCTTTGCGCCGATCACGTGGCCGTGGTTGCTGAAGAGCCTCGACGGAGGTTCGATCGAGGCCAAGCATGATCTGCTCGACCGCCTTGGCCTCCCCTATGATGCCCTGCCCAATCTCGGCAGCTGGAAGGCCGACACCGGGCTGCTGCGTCTCGTCGTGGAGCATATCCTCGAGCACCGGCCCAAGCTGGTCGTCGAATTCGGCACCGGCGCATCGACATTGATCATTGCCAAGGCGCTCGAGCAGTCCGGCGGCGGCAGCCTGATCAGCTTCGAGCAGCATGCCGATTTCGTCGAGGCGACGCGCAACTGGCTTGCCGATCACGGCCTCGAGGCGGATTTGCGCGCCGTGCCGCTGCGCCCCTCGCCCGACGGCTGGCCGGGCCTGTGGTACGACCATGGGCCGCTGCCGCACGGCATCGACCTGATGCTGGTCGACGGCCCGCCCTGGACCATCCATCCCTTCACGCGCGGCGCGGCGGCGACTTTGTTCGACCATATCGCGCCCGGCGGCACGATCCTGCTCGACGACGCCGCGCGTCCCGGCGAGCGGATGGTGGCGCGGCGCTGGAAAAAACAGCGGCCCGATTTCGACTTCCGGCTCTGGAAGGGCGGCACCAAAGGGACCCTGATCGGCACCCGGAGCTAG
- a CDS encoding DnaJ C-terminal domain-containing protein gives MADLYSTLGVARGADEAEIKKAYRKLAKELHPDRNKDNPKATERFAKVTHAYDILTDKDKRAQYDRGEIDDEGNPKAPFGYGRGQPGGGYRAGAGPDFAGETVDISDIFEGLFGGGGARRGGPGGGFGGFGGFGNGRRAAVKGADVSYRLPVSFADAATLADQRVTLSGGKTVNIKLPKGVEEGTKIRLAGQGQPGEGGNGDAIITISIQPHRFFRRDGDDIRLDLPVTLDEAVLGAKAKVPTVDGPVMLSVPKGTTSGKTLRLKGKGFTGKNGQRGDQLVTLMIDIPKDDAALEEFARTWPQKGKGNPRAALGV, from the coding sequence ATGGCCGATCTATATTCGACGTTGGGGGTGGCGCGGGGCGCGGACGAGGCTGAGATCAAGAAGGCCTATCGCAAGCTTGCCAAGGAGCTGCACCCGGACCGCAACAAGGACAATCCCAAGGCGACCGAGCGGTTCGCCAAGGTCACGCACGCCTACGACATCCTCACCGACAAGGATAAGCGCGCGCAATATGATCGCGGCGAGATCGACGACGAGGGCAATCCCAAGGCGCCGTTCGGCTATGGCCGCGGCCAGCCCGGCGGCGGCTACCGCGCCGGCGCCGGCCCCGATTTCGCGGGCGAGACCGTCGATATCTCCGACATTTTCGAGGGCCTGTTCGGCGGCGGCGGCGCTCGCCGCGGCGGTCCCGGCGGCGGCTTCGGAGGGTTCGGCGGCTTCGGCAACGGCCGGCGCGCAGCAGTGAAAGGGGCCGACGTGTCCTACCGGCTGCCCGTCTCTTTCGCTGACGCGGCGACGCTCGCCGACCAGCGCGTGACCCTGTCCGGCGGCAAGACCGTCAACATCAAGCTGCCCAAGGGCGTCGAGGAAGGCACAAAGATCCGCCTCGCCGGCCAGGGCCAGCCCGGCGAGGGCGGCAATGGCGACGCGATCATCACCATTTCGATCCAGCCGCACCGCTTCTTCCGCCGCGACGGCGACGACATCCGTCTCGATCTGCCGGTGACGCTCGATGAGGCCGTGCTCGGCGCCAAGGCCAAGGTGCCGACCGTCGACGGACCGGTCATGCTGAGCGTTCCCAAGGGCACGACCTCGGGAAAGACGCTGCGCCTCAAGGGCAAGGGCTTCACCGGCAAGAACGGCCAGCGCGGCGACCAATTGGTCACCCTGATGATCGATATCCCCAAGGACGATGCGGCGCTGGAAGAGTTCGCCCGCACCTGGCCGCAAAAGGGGAAGGGAAACCCTCGGGCGGCCTTGGGCGTCTAG
- the fabI gene encoding enoyl-ACP reductase FabI, with protein sequence MSGLMEGKRGLIMGLANDRSLAWGIAKALADQGAELAFSYQGDALKKRVEPLATQLGSDFLLDCDVSDMDALDRAFAELKNKWDTIDFVVHAIGFSDKNELRGKFVDTSLDNFLLSMNISVYSFVAVAQRAKAMMPDGGSILTLSYYGAEKVIPHYNVMGVAKAALETSVKYLAMDLGPENIRVNAISAGPIKTLASSGIGDFRYIMKWNEYNSPLRRNVTIEDVGGSALYMLSDLASGVTGEIHHVDAGYNVVGMKAEDAPDIATT encoded by the coding sequence ATGAGTGGGTTGATGGAGGGCAAGCGGGGTCTGATCATGGGCCTCGCCAACGACCGGTCTTTGGCATGGGGGATCGCCAAGGCTTTGGCGGACCAGGGCGCGGAGCTGGCCTTCAGCTACCAGGGCGATGCGCTGAAGAAGCGCGTCGAGCCGCTCGCGACCCAGCTCGGCTCCGACTTCCTGCTCGATTGCGACGTGTCCGACATGGACGCGCTCGACCGCGCCTTCGCCGAGCTGAAGAACAAGTGGGACACGATCGACTTCGTCGTCCACGCGATCGGCTTTTCCGACAAGAACGAGCTTCGCGGAAAGTTCGTCGATACCAGCCTCGACAATTTTCTGCTGTCGATGAACATCTCGGTCTACAGCTTCGTCGCCGTCGCCCAGCGCGCCAAGGCGATGATGCCCGATGGCGGCTCGATCCTCACCTTGTCCTATTACGGCGCCGAGAAGGTGATCCCGCATTACAATGTGATGGGCGTCGCCAAGGCCGCGCTCGAGACGAGCGTCAAATATCTCGCCATGGATCTTGGCCCGGAGAATATCCGCGTCAACGCGATCTCGGCCGGCCCGATCAAGACGCTGGCGTCAAGCGGCATCGGCGACTTCCGCTACATCATGAAGTGGAACGAATATAACAGCCCGCTGCGTCGCAACGTCACGATCGAGGATGTCGGCGGCTCGGCGCTCTACATGCTCTCCGACCTGGCGTCCGGCGTCACCGGCGAGATCCACCATGTCGATGCCGGCTACAATGTCGTCGGGATGAAGGCCGAGGACGCGCCGGACATCGCGACGACCTGA
- a CDS encoding cation diffusion facilitator family transporter — MTDAEKERGRLTARAALASVAMALFLLLLKAFAAWHTGSVAMLGSLADTGLDLLASLVTLYGVRVAAEPADHDHRFGHGKAEALAALFQVALITASAAGIAWRAIVALTEDRTTADAEFGIGVSIVAIAATFGLLAYQRRIIARTGSLAIQADNVHYQSDLLLNLSVIAALVLDQYLGLTGADPVFGIAIALWLAWGAFKASSHAIDQLMDKEWPEEKRQRFLAAAAGHGELRGIHDFRTRRAGSRDFAQFHMYVDPDMSVRDAHRVMDEVEALIARDFPDVEVLIHLDPEGHIDHPGNKLVETDVTPWFGKRP, encoded by the coding sequence GTGACCGACGCCGAGAAGGAACGCGGCAGGCTGACCGCGCGCGCGGCGCTGGCGAGCGTCGCAATGGCGCTCTTCCTGCTTCTGCTGAAGGCGTTCGCGGCCTGGCACACCGGCTCGGTCGCGATGCTCGGCTCCCTCGCCGATACCGGGCTCGATTTGCTTGCATCCTTGGTGACACTGTACGGCGTCCGCGTCGCGGCCGAGCCCGCCGACCACGACCACCGCTTCGGCCACGGCAAGGCCGAGGCGCTGGCGGCCCTGTTCCAGGTCGCACTGATCACCGCCTCGGCGGCGGGCATCGCCTGGCGCGCGATCGTTGCGCTGACCGAGGACCGGACCACCGCCGACGCCGAATTCGGCATCGGCGTCTCGATCGTCGCCATTGCCGCCACCTTCGGCCTGCTTGCCTATCAGCGCCGCATCATCGCCCGGACCGGGTCGCTCGCGATCCAGGCCGACAACGTCCATTATCAGAGCGACCTTTTGCTCAACCTGTCGGTGATCGCGGCTCTGGTGCTCGACCAGTATCTCGGCCTCACCGGCGCCGATCCGGTGTTCGGCATCGCGATCGCATTGTGGCTCGCCTGGGGCGCGTTCAAGGCGTCGAGCCACGCGATCGACCAGTTGATGGACAAGGAATGGCCCGAGGAGAAACGCCAGCGTTTCCTTGCCGCCGCTGCCGGCCATGGAGAGCTTCGCGGCATTCACGATTTCCGCACGCGCCGCGCCGGATCGCGCGATTTCGCCCAGTTCCACATGTATGTCGATCCCGACATGAGCGTGCGCGACGCGCATCGCGTGATGGACGAGGTCGAGGCGCTGATCGCCCGCGACTTCCCCGATGTCGAAGTGCTCATCCATCTCGACCCCGAGGGCCATATCGACCATCCCGGCAACAAGCTCGTCGAGACCGACGTCACCCCCTGGTTCGGGAAACGCCCATGA